AACAGCAAAGTTTTGGAGGTTATGATTGATGCCTTCGCGGGGTGATGATATAAGAAAGTTCGCCAATATAAAAGTTTTCGGCGTGGGAGGCGCAGGCACCAACGCCGTAAACCGCATGATAGGCAGCGGTCTCAAAGGTGTTGAGTTCTGGGTCGCCAACACCGACCTTCAGGCCCTCAATGTTTCGCTTGCCGACCACAAACTTGAACTCGGCTCCAAGACCACCAGAGGACTGGGCGCCGGAGCAAATCCCGAACTTGGCTCCAAAGCAGCCGAAGAATCGCGCGAAGAAATAGCCAAAGTTCTAGAAGGGGTGGATATGGTCTTTTTGACCGCGGGGTTTGGCGGAGGGACAGGCACAGGGGCCGCCCCGGTGATAGCGGAAGTTGCCAAGGACATGAATGTCCTAACGATAGCGGTCGTTACCAAGCCTTTCAAGTTTGAAGGCCCCGTCAGGATAAGCCAGGCAGAGGCCGGTCTTGCGCTGCTCAAGGAAAAAGTGGACGCTTTGATAGTGATACCCAACGACAAACTTCTGCAAGTGGTCGACAAGAGAACCTCAATGCTTGACGCCTTTAAAGTGGCTGACGATGTGCTGAGGCACGGCGTCAAAGGCATTTCCGATCTTATCACGGTCCCCGGTCTCATCAACCTGGATTTTATGGATGTAAAAACGATCATGTGCGACGCTGGATCTGCCATGATGGGGATCGGCACCGCCTCGGGAGAGAACAGGGCTATAGAAGCAGCAGAACAGGCCATCTCGTCCCCCCTGCTGGAGGAAACGATAACCGGAGCAAAAGGGGTCATCTTTAATGTGACGGGAGGCTCAGACCTTTCCCTTTACGAAGTAAGCGAGGCAGCTCAGGTTATACAGAACGCAGTAGATCAGGATGCCAATATTATTTTCGGCTCCGTTATTGATGAGAGGATGCAGGGCGATATCATGATAACCGTGATAGCCACCGGCTTTAAGCCAAGGGCCAAAAAAGAAGAGCCGATCTTCAGCGAAGTCCCCAAGGTCCACGAAGTTAAGCACTCTGCCGTAAAAGAACACATTGATATCCCGGGCTTTTTGAGGAACATCGCCTCAGGCAGATAAAGCTTTGATCAGCCCTGCAAGCGGCAGGCAGTTAAGAACAGTTCCTTTTTCTACCCATCCTCTTCTGGCCGTTCCAATACCGAGTTCCATAAAAGAGAATTGATCGGTGTCGTGGCTGTCCGTATTTATTGCTATCTTTACTCCTTTTGAAACCGCCATGCGGCAGTGTGATGCGTTAAGATCAAGCCGGTTGGGGCTGGCGTTGAGCTCAAGCGCGGTACCGGTGGCAGCAGCCGTCTCTATCAATTCTTCCATGTTAATCTCATAAGGTTCTCTTCTGTCCAGGAGCCTACCCGTGGGATGTCCGATGATGTCAACATTCCTGTTTTCCATTGCCTTGATCAGGCGTTCGGTCATTTCCTCTTTTTTCATTCCAAACCTGGAATGGATTGAAGCAACCACTATGTCCAATTCTTCCAACAGGCTGTCATCAAGATCAAGGGAGCCGTTGCCATGGATATCTACTTCAACGCCCTTAAGGACCCTGAAGCCCTTGAGCTTTTTATTGATCGCATCTATCTCTTTCATCTGGGCCGTCAGTTCTTTTCTTGAAAGCCCTCCGGCTATCACAGAGGACTTTGAATGGTCCGTTACAGCCATGTATTCATATCCCAGCGCCATGGCGCCTGCGGCCATCTGTTCTATGGACCTTTTTCCGTCGGAGTAATTTGAGTGCACATGGAGGTCGCCCCTTATGTCTTTCTGCTCCACAAGACGGGGCAGGGACCTTTCTTTGGCTTTTTCAACCTCTCCGGAATCCTCTCTCAATTCGGGCGGTATGAACTCAAGTCCCAGGGCGGCAAAGAGCTCTTCTTCGGTCCTTCCGGCGATCCGTTTTTTGTTCTTGAACAGGCCGTATTCATTTAACTTAACCCCCTTTTCTATTGCAAGCCGGCGCATCCTGATATTGTGCTGTTTTGATCCGGTAAAGTAATGGATGGCGCTACCCGCCATGTTAGGCGGCACGACCCTTAGGTCGGCGCTCATTAGATTCTCCAGTACGATAGAGGCCTTTGTCGGCCCCTTTGAAAGGACGCGTCTTACCTGCGGCAGTTTTGTAAAGCTGTCGATGGCTCTTTCGGGGTCCTTTGATGAAGCCAGGATGTCAATATCCCCGATCTCCTCTTTCATTCTGCGCAGGCTGCCGCAGATCACGGCTTCATCAAGGAAGGTTTTTGATCTAAGTTCTTTCAGCAGCGATCTGGCAAGAAGAAGCGCCTCTCCAAGATAGACTTTTCCTTTTTTGGAAAGGAAAACCCTGGCCGCCTTCAGCAGATTCTCCTGCTTTTTTTCTTCTATTCCGGGAAGACCCTTAAGTTTTCCTGCCGCAGCGGCTTTTTTGAGCATGGATACGGAGCCTATCTTAAGCTCTTTATAAAGGAGCTTTGCGAGCTTTGGGCCTATTCCGTTAACTTCCATCAGTTCAAGGATGCCTTTTGGCGCTTTCTTCTTGATCTCTTTTAAAAGGGCAGGCTCACCGTCAACAAGGGCTTCTTCGATCTTTTCCGAAATGCTTTTGCCTATGCCGGGAATGCCTTTAAAAGCATCTGCTCCCTTGGACCTGAAGGCTTCTTCCAGAGGAACGGGATGGTCTTCTATCGCCTGCGCGGCTTTCTGGTATGAGCGTATCCTGAAAATGTCTTCTTCTCTAAATTCAAGAAGTTTTGCTATATCCCAAAAAAAAGAGGCGAGCCTCCGGTTATCCATTGTTGAGCAGTTCGGCTATCCTTAGTCCAAAGCTTGATGCAGAAGCGGGGCCGTCGGCGGTCACTATCCTTCCGTCGGTTTCAAGAGGGTTTCCGGTATAGAGAGCCCCGTTTGCTTCAAGGTCTTTGGAAACTCCCGAAAAGGAGGTGGCTTTTTTGCCTTTCAGGATGCCGCTGCAGGCAAGAACGGCGGCTCCGGCGCAGATGCCTGCCGCAACGCTGTTCCTTGATACCGCGGCGGTCAAGACCGTGTGAAGGTCTTTATTGCGGAAGTATTCGTAGATGCCTGGGCCTCCTACAATGATAACTGCGTCAGGCTCAAGACCGCCAAGCTCCTGCAGTCCTATGTCCGCCAGGGTTTTTCCTCCCAGCTTGCCCAGGCACGGGCCTGCTTTGTGAGATGCGGTTATTGTAGTTATGCCGGAACTTTCGAGAGCGGCTTTAGTGTCAAAGTACTCTTCGTCCCTGAAAGCGGTCCCCGCGATAAAAAGAACGGCCTTTTTCATGATTTAAAGTCGCAGAGGTTCTCTTTGATCTCGAACAGTTTGACAAGGTCCCTCTGGGCTATGATGCCCACAAGCCTGCCTTTGTCTATAACGAGCAGTTTTCCAAGCCCCGATTTTGACACCTGTATCAGGGCATCCAGCGCGTCCTCGTCGGGACAGGACAGCAGTTCCTTTTTAGGCTCCTGCAGCACCTTTTCCACCTTGCAGGACCCCCATTCGCTGTTGGGAACGGTTTTAATCCCCTGCATTGTTACCATGCCTTTGAATATCCCGTTGTCCACCACAGGAAAGCCGAGATGCCTGTATTTGTAAAAGTAATCTTCAACCAGCCTCTCTAACACCAGATCGGAGGGAACACAAATAACCTCTTTTACCATTATGTCCCTGAGCTTGGTGCCGACAAGGGCCTTTTTGAGCACAAGATGCTGGTATGCAAGATCGGCGGCTTCATGGATAAAAAAGCCGATTATTATGAACCAGACCCCCGAAATTATCTGGCCAAAGAACAAATAGACAAGCCCGAGCAGCATGAAAGCAAAAGAGAACAATTTTCCGAAGTTGGAGGCGATATGAGTGGCTTCTTTGAGGCTGGAATCAAAATGCCATATAGTTGCGCGCAGGAGCCTGCCCCCGTCAAGAGGGAAGCCCGGGATCATGTTAAAGACGGCCAGGGACGCATTAATAATGCCGGTATAGCCGATGACAGAGATCACCAGGGGTTCCATACTCAGCTGGGAGGCCGTTTGATAGGCGGCAAAGCAAAATACAGCGATGAAAGCAGAACACAAAGGGCCCGCCACGGCCACTTTGAACTCGACCGAAGGGGATGACGGCTCTTTTTCCATCTGCGCCACTCCCCCAAAAATAAAGAGCGTGATCTTTTTGATGGGGATGCCGTTCTTTCTGGCCACAAAAGAATGCGAGAGTTCGTGCAGCAGTATTGAGATGAACAAAAGCAGGGTAGAAAGCACAGCGGCTGTCCAGTAACTGGCCGGCGGCAGTCCCGGATTATAGGCCGGGAACCAGCTGACCGCAAGGGTCCAGGTTATCAGTCCAAAGATCGCTATCCAGGTATAATTGACCTCGATCGGGATCCCGCCAGCGGAACCTATGGTAAGGGATGTCTTCATTTTTCTTGATTATAACATATAGGTTAAAAACTCAAAATCACCGGCTATCTGATATTAAGTTCTTTAAGGACTCTTTTGGCGGCTCTGTTGTCAGGCGCCCAGCATCCCCTGTGGTCAATGGAAACGTAGCCGGGAAGGGTGTCGGAGCGGATATTTCGCCTGTCGGTCATCCTCAAAAAATTGCCGGCCTCAAAAAGCTCGCGTCCGGATATATCCGATGAAAAGGTCCTTTTGACCGCGGAAACGAGAGCGGGAAGTCTGAACAGCGTTGCGGGGCTGCCCAACTTCTTGAACATCTCCCTTATGAAAGTCTGCTGTCTTTCAACTCTGCCTATGTCCGCTTTTTCATCGTTCCTGAACCTGATGTAGTCGTGGGCTTCTTTGCCGGAAAGCCGACGGTAGCCTTTTTTCAGGTTGATGTTCAAGCCTCCCCAGGTATCCCTGTACTTCATGTCCTTTTCGACATACAGTTTTATGCCTCCAAGGCTGTCAACTATCTTTGCCAGGCCTCCCGGCCTTATCACTATGTGCCTGTCTATGTGCACATCCAGCAATTTTGAAACGGAAGAGATGGTCAGCTCCTCTTTTCCTATGGCATAGGCTGAGTTGATGCGGTCGAGCCCGTGTCCCGGTATGTCCGCCAGAGTGTCCCTGGGGATCGAGAGCAGTGACGCGGTTTGGGAGAACGGGTTTATGCTTGCCAGGATAAGAGTATCCGTGCGGTTAGCCCTGACAGGACGGTGCATTTCGTCAAAGGTCTGGTCAAGCCCCATGACCAGGATATTGGTCCTCTTTAGGGGGATGCCGAACTTTAAAGAAGATGGCAGGCTGCGGGGCATGAAGATATAAAACCAGAAATATGCTATCAGGAGCAGACACACCAAGAGTGTTATTATCCTTAGAAGGTCAGGCCGCCTAGGTTTTTTTGCCATCAGACCCATGATAGATAATGCCCGCATCTATTTCAAGAGGGAAGCGGGGACCGGGGAGCGCAGCCCGTATGGGTGCGGGCAGGATCCCCGGTAAACATTGTCGGGTTTTTCGACACTTCGACACCCCTTTGACCCGCTGGGCCCTAGGCAACAAGAGCAAGGTCGTCCTCCTCAACTTTTGGGGCCTCCTGCGATGCTACTTTAAAGAACTTGTTGTCCAGCATCAGCATATTGTCGACAATTATCTCGGTGGACTGCTTTTTTGCCCCCTTCAGCTCATAACTCCTTATGTTGAGCCTTCCTTCTATGGCCACCAGGCTGCCCTTTTTGAGATATTCTCCGCAGATCTTGGCAAGCCCCCGCCAGGCCACGCAATTAAAGAAATCCGCCTCCGCTGTTTCTTCTTCCTTTCTCTTTATCCTGTTCACCGCCACCGTGAACCTGGCCACCGGGATCTCGTTCTTGGTGTAGCGGATCTCGGGGTCGCGGGTAAGCCTGCCGGTCATTATCATCCTGTTCAATCCTGCCATAAGTATCACCTCCCTTTGCCTTTGACACAGCAATTCCGGCGCCAGGCGCGGCAGGAGGCATCTCTAACCTTATCGCGAACACGCGTCTCGAACAAACGCGAAACAAGACCTCATCTGCCTTTGAGTATCCTTTTGTATTTAATGCCTTCCCTTGCAAAACTGGCCAGGATGCCTAATTGAAGTCCTGTTTTCTTAAGATATGCAAGCACCTGCTTGATGTCTTTTTGTGTGAAATACTGCTTTGCCTTGATCTCCAGCACTATCTTATTGTCAACTATGAAATCGATATAATACCTGCCCAGATTACATCCGTCCAACTCAAGATCAGTCCTGACCTGTTCAAGATAGGGAAGTTTTGTTTTTTCCAGTTTGTTTTTAATCGCTTTGTAATAGTACTTCTCCTGAAATCCGCCACCCAATGAATGATGGACATCAAAGAGGATACCCATTAGCGTATAACTAAGATCGGGATGCACCAGCTTGTCTGGTATAATTACGGGTATGAAGAGATCCTTCCTGAAACTGTTCATTGCGGCAGTCCTATTTGTGTATGGTTTTATTTTTAGTTCCTGCGGCATCACAGAAAGAGAGCCGGAAACCGCCTATAACGAACTCGGGAAGGTCTTTGTCGTTGAATACCACCGTATCGCAGAAAAAGAAGGAGCCTGGACAAGGTCGGCCGAGAACTTTAGAAAGGACCTTCAAGCTTATTATGACCTCGGGTTCAGGCTGGTGTCGATAAAAGACTTCTTTAACGAAGGAAAAGCAAAGGTCCCGGCAGGAAAAATGCCTCTCATAATGACCTTTGACGATGCTACCGCCAGCCAGTTCAAATGGCTGATCGTTAACGGAGCCACTGCGGAGGGCAGCGGAGGTTATCCAAAGATAGATCCGAGCTGTGCCATAGGTATCCTGGACGAATTCCATAAAAAGCACCCCGACTTTGGAAGGGCCGCGACATTTTTCTGCAACAGCAATCCCTTTTACCAGCCCGAGGCCAAAGATGCCTGGAAGTTGAAGCTGCAGTATCTTGTCAAGACGGGCAGGGAGATAGGCAATCATACCTACGGACATGACGACCTTTCAAAACTGGATTTTAACGGGATCAAAAAGACCCTTGCGATGCAGCAGTCCCTTATAGAGGAGGCCCTGCCTTCTTACGAGGCTTCTTCCGTTGCCCTGCCCTTTGGCGTGCTGCCCAAGAGGGGAAGATGGCTTTTGCAGGCAGGAGAGTACGGAGGTAAAGCTTACCGCTACAAAGTGGCTTTTTTGGTGGGCTGGAGCCCGACGCTGCCGCCTTATCACAAAGATTTTGATCCCGCGATGGTGCAGAGGGTGCAGGCTGATGATACAGAGCTGGCCAAATGGTTCGCCCATTTGAAAAAGAACCCCGGGGACTATTTTGTGAGCGACGGTGATCCAAACAAGGTGTCCATCCAGGAAAAAGACCGGGACCTCCTTGACAGGACCCAGTTAAAAGCCGGAACAAAGGTGGCGGTCTATGACGGCAGGAAAAAGCTGTCCGAAACGACAGTATCCTCAAAAAAAAACAGGCTGAGCAGGCTAAAGACCTCAGATAAAGGCGTTTACTACACTTTTCACAGCGCAGGGATACCGTCCAGGATAGACGACATAATAACCAATTACAAAAAAACCGGGCTCAACACTCTTGTCATCGACATGAAGGATGTCGACGGTATCCTGGGTGTCGATCTTCCAGTCCCGCTGGCAGAAAGCACCGGCGCCAAAGAAAGGATCTATATTAAAGACCTCAGAAGCCTCGTGGCAAAACTGCATGCTGAGGGGATCATCGTTTCGGCAAGGATATCTGTCTTTAAGGACCGGTTCCTGGCCAAAAAACGGCCT
This genomic stretch from Candidatus Margulisiibacteriota bacterium harbors:
- a CDS encoding GxxExxY protein; protein product: MNSFRKDLFIPVIIPDKLVHPDLSYTLMGILFDVHHSLGGGFQEKYYYKAIKNKLEKTKLPYLEQVRTDLELDGCNLGRYYIDFIVDNKIVLEIKAKQYFTQKDIKQVLAYLKKTGLQLGILASFAREGIKYKRILKGR
- the ssb gene encoding single-stranded DNA-binding protein gives rise to the protein MAGLNRMIMTGRLTRDPEIRYTKNEIPVARFTVAVNRIKRKEEETAEADFFNCVAWRGLAKICGEYLKKGSLVAIEGRLNIRSYELKGAKKQSTEIIVDNMLMLDNKFFKVASQEAPKVEEDDLALVA
- a CDS encoding putative glycoside hydrolase; translation: MKRSFLKLFIAAVLFVYGFIFSSCGITEREPETAYNELGKVFVVEYHRIAEKEGAWTRSAENFRKDLQAYYDLGFRLVSIKDFFNEGKAKVPAGKMPLIMTFDDATASQFKWLIVNGATAEGSGGYPKIDPSCAIGILDEFHKKHPDFGRAATFFCNSNPFYQPEAKDAWKLKLQYLVKTGREIGNHTYGHDDLSKLDFNGIKKTLAMQQSLIEEALPSYEASSVALPFGVLPKRGRWLLQAGEYGGKAYRYKVAFLVGWSPTLPPYHKDFDPAMVQRVQADDTELAKWFAHLKKNPGDYFVSDGDPNKVSIQEKDRDLLDRTQLKAGTKVAVYDGRKKLSETTVSSKKNRLSRLKTSDKGVYYTFHSAGIPSRIDDIITNYKKTGLNTLVIDMKDVDGILGVDLPVPLAESTGAKERIYIKDLRSLVAKLHAEGIIVSARISVFKDRFLAKKRPDLALHGNSGSVWTENDGVNWVNPFSKEVWKYNVDIAEAAVLAGADEVQFDYIRFPEKGRVENILIPKDKEKYYAIEGFLRYAYERLEKYDASIAIDVFGVMSWLKDVDISITGQRVGEMAKYVFVVCPMLYPSHFDSGFDGCKSPVDEPYVFMKRGAEKTLKLMGGSDAKMVAWIQGFDWRVKNFDENYVLQQKKALNDLGISSFLVWNAGNRYSVTYSALTK
- a CDS encoding site-2 protease family protein gives rise to the protein MKTSLTIGSAGGIPIEVNYTWIAIFGLITWTLAVSWFPAYNPGLPPASYWTAAVLSTLLLFISILLHELSHSFVARKNGIPIKKITLFIFGGVAQMEKEPSSPSVEFKVAVAGPLCSAFIAVFCFAAYQTASQLSMEPLVISVIGYTGIINASLAVFNMIPGFPLDGGRLLRATIWHFDSSLKEATHIASNFGKLFSFAFMLLGLVYLFFGQIISGVWFIIIGFFIHEAADLAYQHLVLKKALVGTKLRDIMVKEVICVPSDLVLERLVEDYFYKYRHLGFPVVDNGIFKGMVTMQGIKTVPNSEWGSCKVEKVLQEPKKELLSCPDEDALDALIQVSKSGLGKLLVIDKGRLVGIIAQRDLVKLFEIKENLCDFKS
- the polX gene encoding DNA polymerase/3'-5' exonuclease PolX — encoded protein: MDNRRLASFFWDIAKLLEFREEDIFRIRSYQKAAQAIEDHPVPLEEAFRSKGADAFKGIPGIGKSISEKIEEALVDGEPALLKEIKKKAPKGILELMEVNGIGPKLAKLLYKELKIGSVSMLKKAAAAGKLKGLPGIEEKKQENLLKAARVFLSKKGKVYLGEALLLARSLLKELRSKTFLDEAVICGSLRRMKEEIGDIDILASSKDPERAIDSFTKLPQVRRVLSKGPTKASIVLENLMSADLRVVPPNMAGSAIHYFTGSKQHNIRMRRLAIEKGVKLNEYGLFKNKKRIAGRTEEELFAALGLEFIPPELREDSGEVEKAKERSLPRLVEQKDIRGDLHVHSNYSDGKRSIEQMAAGAMALGYEYMAVTDHSKSSVIAGGLSRKELTAQMKEIDAINKKLKGFRVLKGVEVDIHGNGSLDLDDSLLEELDIVVASIHSRFGMKKEEMTERLIKAMENRNVDIIGHPTGRLLDRREPYEINMEELIETAAATGTALELNASPNRLDLNASHCRMAVSKGVKIAINTDSHDTDQFSFMELGIGTARRGWVEKGTVLNCLPLAGLIKALSA
- a CDS encoding DJ-1/PfpI family protein, whose amino-acid sequence is MKKAVLFIAGTAFRDEEYFDTKAALESSGITTITASHKAGPCLGKLGGKTLADIGLQELGGLEPDAVIIVGGPGIYEYFRNKDLHTVLTAAVSRNSVAAGICAGAAVLACSGILKGKKATSFSGVSKDLEANGALYTGNPLETDGRIVTADGPASASSFGLRIAELLNNG
- the ftsZ gene encoding cell division protein FtsZ, which translates into the protein MPSRGDDIRKFANIKVFGVGGAGTNAVNRMIGSGLKGVEFWVANTDLQALNVSLADHKLELGSKTTRGLGAGANPELGSKAAEESREEIAKVLEGVDMVFLTAGFGGGTGTGAAPVIAEVAKDMNVLTIAVVTKPFKFEGPVRISQAEAGLALLKEKVDALIVIPNDKLLQVVDKRTSMLDAFKVADDVLRHGVKGISDLITVPGLINLDFMDVKTIMCDAGSAMMGIGTASGENRAIEAAEQAISSPLLEETITGAKGVIFNVTGGSDLSLYEVSEAAQVIQNAVDQDANIIFGSVIDERMQGDIMITVIATGFKPRAKKEEPIFSEVPKVHEVKHSAVKEHIDIPGFLRNIASGR
- a CDS encoding LCP family protein → MAKKPRRPDLLRIITLLVCLLLIAYFWFYIFMPRSLPSSLKFGIPLKRTNILVMGLDQTFDEMHRPVRANRTDTLILASINPFSQTASLLSIPRDTLADIPGHGLDRINSAYAIGKEELTISSVSKLLDVHIDRHIVIRPGGLAKIVDSLGGIKLYVEKDMKYRDTWGGLNINLKKGYRRLSGKEAHDYIRFRNDEKADIGRVERQQTFIREMFKKLGSPATLFRLPALVSAVKRTFSSDISGRELFEAGNFLRMTDRRNIRSDTLPGYVSIDHRGCWAPDNRAAKRVLKELNIR